A genome region from Nicotiana tabacum cultivar K326 chromosome 13, ASM71507v2, whole genome shotgun sequence includes the following:
- the LOC107828406 gene encoding protein SENSITIVE TO PROTON RHIZOTOXICITY 1-like — MSFFGDLRHTPSQTKPPLTTMSAASTIGDDPRAPLLNLSAVQVRMDSLQKFLSDSINSNTLLGQQQMNMVSDEITSAIHQIIVNGAALLSSAQSPNHQPPPQSPELKMNPKSNHKRTFSEFDGRGSEVELLEEEDGDDWEIIELDAVELLAEHIHFCDFCGKGFKRDANLRMHMRAHGNQYKTPEALAKPDKCIESGSKNRRFSCPFVGCCRNKSHSKFRPLKSAICVKNHFKRSHCPKMYSCTRCNKKSFSVLADLKSHLKHCGETKWKCSCGTSFSRKDKLFGHMALFEGHMPAIEPEEEAKPPAAAVEDDVEMDVSRGSDNGFLDIRTGSDNGFLDRLMLDGFESIDSYCFQDLLESSSPNGLNTVPDTNEWFS; from the coding sequence ATGTCATTTTTCGGTGACTTACGTCATACTCCGTCCCAAACCAAGCCTCCTTTAACCACAATGTCCGCCGCATCTACGATCGGAGATGACCCTAGGGCTCCACTTCTGAACCTCTCCGCTGTCCAAGTCCGAATGGATTCCCTCCAAAAATTCCTCTCAGATTCGATCAACTCCAATACTTTACTTGGTCAACAGCAAATGAATATGGTCTCCGACGAAATCACCTCCGCCATCCATCAGATTATCGTTAACGGCGCCGCCCTTCTCTCATCCGCCCAATCACCAAATCATCAGCCGCCGCCGCAGTCGCCAGAATTGAAAATGAATCCAAAATCGAATCACAAGCGAACGTTTTCGGAATTTGATGGGAGAGGTTCTGAAGTGGAGCTTTTAGAGGAAGAAGACGGCGACGATTGGGAGATTATTGAGCTGGACGCGGTGGAGCTACTGGCGGAGCACATCCACTTCTGCGATTTTTGCGGAAAAGGATTCAAACGAGATGCGAATTTGCGGATGCATATGAGAGCTCACGGGAATCAGTACAAAACACCCGAAGCATTAGCAAAACCCGATAAATGCATTGAATCGGGTTCGAAGAATAGGAGGTTTTCATGCCCGTTTGTTGGTTGTTGCCGGAACAAATCGCACAGCAAGTTTCGGCCGTTAAAATCGGCGATTTGTGTGAAGAATCACTTCAAGAGGAGTCATTGTCCGAAGATGTACTCGTGCACGCGCTGCAACAAGAAGAGTTTTTCGGTACTCGCGGATTTGAAAAGCCATTTGAAACACTGTGGAGAGACGAAGTGGAAGTGTTCTTGTGGTACCAGTTTTTCTCGAAAGGACAAGTTGTTTGGTCACATGGCGTTGTTCGAAGGCCACATGCCGGCGATTGAACCGGAGGAGGAAGCAAAACCCCCGGCGGCGGCTGTTGAGGATGACGTAGAAATGGATGTTAGTCGCGGGTCAGATAACGGGTTTTTGGATATCAGAACCGGGTCGGATAATGGGTTTTTGGATAGGTTAATGCTCGATGGGTTTGAATCTATTGACAGTTATTGCTTCCAAGATTTACTggaatcttcttctccaaatggGTTAAATACAGTTCCAGATACTAATGAATGGTTCTCTTAG